The following are encoded together in the Nocardia sp. XZ_19_385 genome:
- a CDS encoding TetR/AcrR family transcriptional regulator: protein MGSKANGETKRTRLSPDERRLQLITLGVKMLGERPLEEISVSDIAEQAGISRGLLFHYFPTMQDFQLAVVAHANTELLQRVRPDSSLDLFEKLRDSIERYIDYVSENRQSYLALLRGPASASPDLMSLVDQTRLSIVEMILTETPIVVDEQDRPRLVLAVRGWIAFVEEITLSWLRSETITRDQLVDLLVESLLSLSLALNPALAAALRG from the coding sequence GTGGGTAGTAAAGCGAACGGAGAAACCAAGCGAACCCGGCTGAGTCCGGACGAGCGCCGTCTGCAGCTGATCACCCTTGGGGTCAAGATGCTAGGCGAGCGGCCGCTGGAAGAGATCTCCGTCAGCGACATCGCCGAACAGGCGGGCATTTCCCGTGGCCTGCTGTTCCACTACTTCCCGACCATGCAGGACTTCCAGCTCGCCGTCGTCGCGCACGCAAATACCGAACTTCTGCAACGCGTCCGGCCCGACAGCTCGCTCGACCTCTTCGAGAAGCTGCGGGATTCGATCGAGCGCTACATCGACTATGTCAGCGAGAACCGCCAGTCCTATCTGGCGCTGCTGCGCGGTCCCGCCAGCGCCAGCCCCGATCTGATGTCGCTGGTCGACCAGACGCGACTATCGATCGTCGAGATGATCCTGACCGAGACGCCGATCGTCGTGGACGAGCAGGACCGGCCGCGCCTGGTCCTGGCGGTGCGCGGCTGGATCGCGTTCGTCGAGGAGATCACGCTCAGCTGGTTGCGGTCCGAGACCATTACCCGCGATCAGCTGGTGGATCTGCTGGTGGAATCGCTGCTGTCGCTGTCGCTAGCCCTCAATCCCGCGCTCGCCGCTGCCCTGCGCGGCTGA
- a CDS encoding long-chain fatty acid--CoA ligase: MREFEVPASYTIPADANNSDNVFRHAEQSPDAVLFNVPNGNGDFTDVTAAEFAKAVTGVAKGIIASGIEVGDRVAIMAATRYEWALIDFAIWAAGGCTVAIYDSSAAEQAKWILQDSATKLLILENAKHQDTIAEIEDGALPGLAETLQIDQGAVDQLIARGADLDDSVVHERRKQVGAQSPATLIYTSGTTGRPKGVALTHANLYGQSRSDRIAADKFMGPGKKTLMFLPMAHVFARALTLASFDARVTIRFTADWTTLVDQFGAYRPHYILAVPRVFEKVFNSAKQKAHDGGKGKIFDAAAATAIAYSEAVDNGGAGLVLKLKHTLFDKLVYSKLRTALGGQCEASVSGGGPLGARLGHFFRGVGVTIYEGYGLTETTAAVTVNTPENIRVGSVGKPTEGHAVKIAEDGELLLKGFSVFGGYWQNDEATAESFADGWFKTGDLGAIDGDGYVTITGRKKEIIVTAGGKNVSPAVLEDSLRAHPLISQVMVVGDGQPFIGALITLDPEALPGWKERNGVSAETPIEQLIENAALVAEVDAAVAETNHKVSKAEAIKKIRILPVDWTQETGELTPKMSLKRNVVMKQYAADVDSIYN, from the coding sequence ATGCGCGAGTTCGAAGTTCCGGCTTCTTACACAATCCCGGCTGACGCGAACAATTCCGACAACGTCTTCCGGCACGCGGAACAGTCGCCTGACGCGGTCCTGTTCAACGTGCCGAACGGCAACGGCGACTTCACCGATGTGACCGCCGCGGAATTCGCGAAGGCCGTCACCGGCGTCGCGAAGGGCATTATCGCCTCGGGCATCGAAGTGGGCGACCGCGTCGCCATCATGGCCGCGACCCGCTACGAGTGGGCGCTCATCGACTTCGCCATCTGGGCCGCCGGTGGCTGCACCGTCGCGATCTATGACAGCTCGGCCGCCGAGCAGGCCAAGTGGATCCTGCAGGACTCGGCCACCAAGCTGCTGATCCTGGAGAACGCCAAGCACCAGGACACCATCGCGGAGATCGAAGACGGCGCGCTGCCCGGCCTGGCCGAGACCCTGCAGATCGACCAGGGCGCTGTCGACCAGCTCATCGCGCGGGGCGCGGACCTCGACGACAGCGTGGTGCACGAGCGCCGCAAGCAGGTCGGCGCGCAGTCGCCCGCCACCCTGATCTACACCTCCGGCACCACCGGCCGGCCCAAGGGCGTCGCGCTGACCCACGCGAACCTCTACGGCCAGTCCCGGTCCGACCGCATCGCGGCGGACAAGTTCATGGGCCCCGGCAAGAAGACCCTGATGTTCCTGCCCATGGCCCACGTGTTCGCGCGTGCGCTGACCCTGGCCTCCTTCGACGCCCGGGTGACCATCCGGTTCACCGCCGACTGGACCACCCTGGTCGACCAGTTCGGCGCCTACCGCCCGCACTACATCCTCGCCGTGCCGCGCGTGTTCGAGAAGGTGTTCAACAGCGCCAAGCAGAAGGCGCACGACGGCGGCAAGGGCAAGATCTTCGACGCGGCCGCCGCCACCGCCATCGCCTACAGCGAGGCCGTCGACAACGGCGGCGCGGGCCTGGTGCTCAAGCTCAAGCACACGCTGTTCGACAAGCTCGTCTACAGCAAGCTGCGCACCGCGCTCGGCGGCCAGTGCGAGGCCTCGGTCTCCGGCGGCGGCCCGCTCGGCGCGCGCCTGGGCCACTTCTTCCGGGGCGTCGGCGTCACCATCTACGAGGGCTACGGCCTCACCGAAACCACCGCCGCGGTCACCGTGAACACCCCCGAGAACATCCGGGTCGGGTCGGTCGGCAAGCCCACCGAAGGCCACGCGGTCAAGATCGCCGAGGACGGCGAGCTGCTGCTCAAGGGCTTCTCGGTGTTCGGCGGGTACTGGCAGAACGACGAAGCCACCGCGGAGTCGTTCGCCGACGGCTGGTTCAAGACCGGCGACCTCGGCGCCATCGACGGCGACGGCTACGTCACCATCACCGGCCGCAAGAAGGAAATCATCGTCACCGCGGGCGGCAAGAACGTCTCCCCCGCCGTGCTCGAGGATTCGCTGCGCGCGCACCCGCTGATCAGCCAGGTCATGGTGGTCGGCGACGGCCAGCCCTTCATCGGCGCCCTGATCACCCTCGATCCGGAAGCCCTGCCCGGCTGGAAGGAACGCAACGGCGTTTCCGCCGAGACCCCGATCGAGCAGTTGATCGAGAACGCGGCCCTGGTCGCCGAGGTCGATGCCGCCGTCGCGGAGACCAACCACAAGGTCTCCAAGGCCGAGGCCATCAAGAAGATCCGCATCCTCCCGGTCGACTGGACCCAGGAGACCGGCGAACTCACCCCGAAGATGTCGCTCAAGCGCAACGTGGTGATGAAGCAGTACGCCGCGGACGTGGACTCGATCTACAACTGA
- a CDS encoding NAD(P)/FAD-dependent oxidoreductase has protein sequence MSRKVTDKAVGNRPARHAKTIIIGSGFAGLGLAIRLSQQGRNDYLVLERGSDVGGTWRDNTYPGAACDVPSHLYSYSFALNPNWTRSFSKQGEIQQYIRSVAERYDVLDKHLFNCDVTSARWNTETALWEIESSQGSFTADTVVSAVGALCEPALPDIKGINDFEGEVFHSARWNHDADLTGKRVAIIGTGASAIQIVPAIAAQVGHLDVYQRTAPWLLPRMDRPYLAAERFAFKHIPGVQRLSRAAIYAARETQVVGLTKLPAIMQGFELLAKAKLQFEIRDPELRKKVTPNFRIGCKRMLISNEYYPALSRDNVDVVTDGIKEIRANSIVTADGTEREIDALIVATGFHVTDSPTYNTIAGKDGRTLSEVFDEIGQQGYKGSAIANFPNMFFLLGPNVGLGHTSMVFMIESQINYIADALATVDRLGLSTVEVRRDAQDTYNKDLQQKLAKSVWNTGGCASWYLDKHGNNTTLWPDFTFEFRRLTKKFDVSAYETTSSAGDRKVVA, from the coding sequence ATGAGTCGCAAGGTTACAGACAAAGCTGTCGGCAACCGCCCTGCCCGCCACGCCAAGACGATCATCATCGGCAGTGGATTCGCGGGCCTCGGGCTGGCAATCCGGCTGAGCCAACAGGGCCGCAATGACTATCTCGTCCTGGAGCGCGGCAGCGATGTCGGCGGCACCTGGCGGGATAACACGTACCCGGGCGCGGCCTGCGATGTGCCGTCGCACCTGTACTCGTATTCCTTCGCACTCAATCCGAACTGGACGCGCTCGTTCTCCAAGCAGGGCGAGATCCAGCAGTACATCCGCAGCGTCGCGGAGCGGTACGACGTGCTGGACAAGCATCTGTTCAACTGCGATGTCACCAGCGCCCGCTGGAACACCGAGACCGCGCTGTGGGAGATCGAATCCAGCCAGGGCAGCTTCACCGCCGACACCGTGGTCTCCGCGGTCGGCGCGCTCTGCGAACCGGCACTCCCGGATATCAAGGGCATCAACGACTTCGAGGGCGAGGTCTTCCACTCGGCCCGCTGGAACCACGACGCCGACCTGACCGGCAAGCGCGTCGCCATCATCGGCACCGGCGCCTCCGCCATCCAGATCGTGCCCGCCATCGCGGCCCAGGTCGGTCACCTCGACGTCTACCAGCGCACCGCGCCGTGGCTGCTGCCCCGCATGGACCGCCCCTACCTGGCTGCCGAACGCTTCGCGTTCAAGCACATTCCCGGCGTGCAGCGCCTCTCCCGCGCCGCCATCTACGCCGCCCGCGAGACCCAGGTCGTGGGCCTGACCAAGCTCCCGGCGATCATGCAGGGCTTCGAACTGCTGGCGAAGGCCAAGCTGCAGTTCGAGATTCGCGATCCGGAGCTGCGCAAGAAGGTCACCCCGAACTTCCGCATCGGCTGCAAGCGCATGCTGATCTCCAACGAGTACTACCCCGCGCTGAGCCGCGACAATGTCGACGTGGTCACCGACGGCATCAAGGAGATCCGCGCCAACTCGATCGTCACCGCCGACGGCACCGAGCGCGAGATCGACGCCCTGATCGTGGCGACCGGCTTCCACGTCACCGACTCCCCGACCTACAACACCATCGCGGGCAAGGACGGTCGTACGCTCTCGGAGGTCTTCGACGAGATCGGCCAGCAGGGCTACAAGGGCTCGGCCATCGCCAACTTCCCGAACATGTTCTTCCTGCTCGGCCCGAACGTCGGCCTGGGCCACACCTCGATGGTGTTCATGATCGAATCGCAGATCAACTACATCGCCGACGCGCTGGCCACCGTGGACCGGCTCGGCCTGAGCACGGTCGAGGTGCGCCGCGACGCGCAGGACACTTACAACAAGGACCTGCAGCAGAAGCTGGCCAAGAGCGTGTGGAACACCGGCGGCTGCGCCAGCTGGTACCTCGACAAGCACGGTAACAATACGACGCTGTGGCCGGACTTCACCTTCGAATTCCGTAGGCTGACCAAGAAGTTCGACGTATCGGCATACGAGACGACGTCGTCTGCGGGCGACCGGAAAGTGGTGGCATAA
- a CDS encoding SDR family oxidoreductase — MGNDAYFKDKVCVITGAGSGIGRALAENLAKRGAKLALSDIDTEGLAETVRRCEALGAQVKSDRLNVAEREAVLLYADAVKAHFGVVHQIYNNAGIAYHGDVIKSEFKDIERIMDVDFWGVVNGTKAFLPMLMESGAGHVINISSLFGLIAVPSQSAYNSAKFAVRGFTESLRQEMILGKHPVEVTCVHPGGIKTAVARNSTFAEGIDGKKAAAMFDAKLAIHTPEMAAQVITEGVRKRHGRVLIGWEAKLLDAFVRITASGYQRISAVVNRAVQP, encoded by the coding sequence GTGGGCAACGACGCTTACTTCAAGGACAAAGTCTGTGTGATCACCGGAGCCGGTTCCGGCATCGGTCGCGCCCTGGCGGAAAATCTGGCCAAGCGCGGCGCGAAGCTGGCGCTCTCCGATATCGACACCGAGGGCCTGGCCGAGACCGTGCGCCGCTGCGAAGCCCTTGGCGCGCAGGTGAAATCGGATCGGCTCAATGTCGCCGAGCGGGAAGCGGTGCTGCTCTACGCCGACGCCGTGAAGGCGCACTTCGGTGTGGTGCACCAGATCTACAACAACGCGGGTATCGCCTACCACGGTGACGTGATCAAGTCCGAGTTCAAGGACATCGAGCGGATCATGGACGTGGACTTCTGGGGTGTCGTCAACGGCACCAAGGCGTTCCTGCCGATGCTGATGGAATCCGGTGCGGGCCACGTCATCAACATCTCCAGCCTGTTCGGCCTGATCGCGGTGCCCAGCCAGAGCGCTTACAACTCGGCGAAATTCGCGGTCCGCGGATTCACCGAGTCGCTGCGCCAAGAGATGATTCTCGGCAAGCACCCGGTCGAGGTCACCTGCGTACACCCCGGCGGCATCAAGACCGCGGTCGCGCGCAACTCCACCTTCGCCGAGGGCATCGACGGCAAGAAGGCTGCCGCCATGTTCGACGCGAAGCTGGCCATCCACACCCCGGAAATGGCCGCGCAGGTCATCACCGAGGGCGTGCGCAAGCGCCACGGCCGCGTACTGATCGGCTGGGAAGCCAAACTGCTCGACGCGTTCGTCCGAATCACGGCATCCGGCTACCAGCGGATTTCCGCCGTGGTGAACCGGGCCGTCCAGCCCTGA
- a CDS encoding 2'-5' RNA ligase family protein, with the protein MSELIRRTAILIAVPELADFTDRWRSVSYWSECPGVPLTEIVPPHISVLVPWLAEPSARDVQRLRDAIADVDPFEIIFPAAGRFPNGTVWLRPEPFDRVRELLRSVFAAFPECPPYGGEFTEPHPHLTIAMPGQHSAGVLAEAEAALAVAPPPVFRFDALGLWREHIGGAWQPIGSVPLDNGRA; encoded by the coding sequence GTGAGCGAGTTGATCCGCCGGACCGCCATCCTGATCGCCGTTCCCGAACTCGCGGATTTCACGGATCGTTGGCGTTCGGTGTCCTACTGGTCGGAGTGCCCCGGTGTTCCGTTGACCGAGATCGTTCCGCCGCACATCAGTGTGCTGGTGCCTTGGCTGGCGGAGCCGAGTGCGCGGGATGTCCAGCGGCTGCGGGATGCGATCGCCGATGTCGACCCCTTCGAGATCATCTTTCCCGCTGCCGGTCGGTTCCCGAACGGGACGGTCTGGCTGCGTCCCGAACCATTCGACCGGGTGCGCGAACTATTGCGCTCGGTATTCGCCGCTTTTCCCGAATGCCCGCCTTACGGAGGGGAATTCACCGAGCCCCATCCGCACCTGACGATCGCCATGCCGGGACAGCACAGCGCGGGCGTGCTCGCCGAAGCCGAGGCAGCGCTCGCCGTCGCGCCGCCGCCGGTGTTCCGGTTCGATGCCCTGGGCCTGTGGCGAGAGCACATCGGCGGTGCTTGGCAGCCGATCGGTTCGGTGCCACTCGACAACGGCCGCGCATGA
- a CDS encoding alpha/beta hydrolase: MRDINLPLPITKAVLGRMFPAMLNARLSYPLQRKLMDLGSALQWLPDNTVVHRLRLAGRPAEKLTARGKSAEGAVLYLHGGGYAVGSLATHRSLAARLAHETGCAVYLLDYRLAPEHPFPAGLEDATAAFLELVENAGYQADQIAIAGDSAGGGLSLATAQRLIARHGLTPAALGLIAPWTDPNVIPEKDRDLVINRAWSRACAAAYLGAGDGQDTGYAPLRGELTGLPPTYVQVDVSELLHSQCVELVTALRAAGVHVRFTESQGLWHVAQAQAAFVGPAAAAVTELADFLKEGVQPVSMRDLG; encoded by the coding sequence TTGCGCGACATCAACCTTCCGCTGCCCATCACCAAAGCTGTGCTGGGACGGATGTTTCCGGCCATGCTCAACGCCCGGCTGTCGTACCCGCTCCAGCGCAAGCTGATGGATCTGGGTTCGGCGCTGCAATGGCTGCCCGACAACACCGTCGTGCATCGGCTCCGGCTGGCCGGGCGCCCCGCCGAAAAGCTCACCGCCCGTGGGAAATCCGCCGAGGGTGCGGTGCTGTACCTGCACGGCGGCGGGTACGCGGTCGGCTCGCTGGCCACCCACCGTTCGCTGGCCGCGCGGCTGGCGCACGAGACCGGGTGCGCGGTGTACCTGCTCGACTACCGGCTGGCGCCGGAACACCCGTTCCCGGCCGGGCTCGAGGACGCCACCGCGGCGTTCCTGGAGCTGGTCGAGAACGCGGGCTACCAGGCCGACCAGATCGCCATCGCCGGTGACTCCGCCGGCGGCGGGCTGAGCCTGGCCACCGCACAGCGGCTGATCGCGCGGCACGGGCTGACACCGGCCGCGCTCGGTTTGATCGCGCCCTGGACCGACCCGAACGTCATTCCGGAAAAGGACCGCGACCTCGTCATCAACCGGGCCTGGTCGCGGGCCTGCGCCGCCGCCTACCTGGGCGCGGGCGACGGTCAGGACACCGGCTACGCGCCGCTGCGCGGCGAGCTGACCGGGCTACCGCCCACCTACGTGCAGGTCGATGTGAGTGAACTGCTGCACAGTCAGTGCGTAGAGTTGGTCACCGCACTGCGTGCCGCGGGTGTGCATGTCCGGTTCACCGAAAGCCAGGGACTGTGGCATGTCGCGCAAGCGCAGGCGGCCTTCGTCGGGCCCGCCGCGGCGGCCGTCACGGAGCTGGCCGATTTCTTGAAAGAAGGGGTCCAACCGGTGTCGATGCGCGATCTAGGATGA
- a CDS encoding molybdopterin-dependent oxidoreductase — translation MAELRFRVVAGILAAGLTLGVAELVAAFIGADSAPHVVLGSTVIDHTPDGLREWAIQTFGTNDKAVLYLCMAVVAAVFAGIAGAIERTERAAGSILLGLFGVLVAVIAVGRTGLSGALPTVLGVGAGIYALRVLTAMVDDVENAAAAAQSEAGEYGAADSAPTPAQSDASATHPRETGVVPAQSNNTDSHANAVPSARPEGRLARVPVAPQVALPERRTLLRGILITGGLAVAAGVGGRLLGLQRADVSAERAAVQLPQPSGPPISLAPEADLKIPGLTPYLTPNSTFYRIDTALTVPQVSIEDWSLRIHGMVDREIRISWADLANRTAIERLVTLACVSNPVGGDLIGNALWRGYRLDELLAEAGPHPDADMVLSTSKDGWTCGTPLTALTDGRDSLLAVGMNGEPLPVSHGYPARLVVPGLYGYVSATKWVTDLEVTRFDRATAYWTRRGWSAQGPIKTASRIDTPRNRARLSAGRIPIAGVAWAQHRGITAVEVQIDSGPWQPARLSADQSIDTWRQWVYDWDATPGPHTLRARAIDSTGQPQTAEFQDVIPDGATGYPSVNVQVS, via the coding sequence ATGGCCGAACTGCGATTTCGGGTGGTTGCGGGGATCCTTGCCGCGGGGCTGACGCTCGGCGTGGCCGAGTTGGTCGCCGCGTTCATCGGGGCGGACAGTGCCCCGCACGTCGTGCTCGGCTCGACCGTCATCGACCACACGCCGGATGGGTTGCGGGAGTGGGCGATCCAGACGTTCGGCACCAATGACAAAGCGGTGCTGTATCTGTGCATGGCGGTTGTCGCGGCGGTCTTCGCCGGAATCGCTGGGGCGATCGAACGTACCGAGCGGGCGGCCGGGTCGATCCTCCTGGGCCTGTTCGGGGTGCTGGTCGCCGTGATCGCGGTGGGACGTACCGGGCTGTCGGGCGCGCTGCCGACGGTGCTCGGGGTGGGGGCCGGGATCTACGCGCTGCGGGTGCTGACCGCGATGGTGGACGACGTCGAGAATGCCGCCGCAGCAGCACAATCCGAGGCCGGTGAATACGGTGCGGCCGACAGCGCTCCCACCCCAGCACAATCCGATGCCTCTGCCACACACCCGCGCGAGACTGGCGTCGTCCCAGCACAATCGAACAACACAGACTCGCACGCGAACGCGGTCCCCTCAGCACGACCCGAGGGCCGCCTAGCGCGGGTACCGGTCGCACCCCAGGTCGCGCTGCCGGAACGGCGGACATTGTTACGCGGCATCCTGATCACCGGTGGGCTGGCGGTGGCGGCCGGGGTCGGTGGGCGCCTGCTCGGATTGCAGCGCGCCGACGTGTCGGCGGAGCGTGCGGCCGTGCAACTCCCGCAACCCAGTGGGCCGCCGATTTCCCTTGCGCCGGAAGCGGATCTGAAGATCCCCGGCCTGACCCCCTACCTGACCCCGAACTCGACCTTCTACCGGATCGACACCGCGCTCACCGTGCCGCAGGTGTCGATCGAGGACTGGTCCCTGCGGATCCACGGCATGGTCGATCGCGAAATCCGCATCAGCTGGGCAGATCTCGCCAATCGCACCGCGATCGAGCGGCTGGTCACCCTGGCCTGCGTCTCGAACCCGGTCGGCGGCGACCTCATCGGCAACGCCCTCTGGCGCGGCTACCGCCTCGACGAACTCCTCGCCGAAGCGGGCCCGCACCCCGACGCCGACATGGTGCTGTCCACCTCCAAGGACGGCTGGACCTGCGGCACACCCCTGACCGCCCTCACCGACGGCCGCGACTCCCTGCTCGCCGTCGGCATGAACGGCGAACCCCTCCCGGTCTCGCACGGCTACCCCGCCCGCCTGGTCGTCCCCGGCCTCTACGGCTACGTCTCGGCCACCAAATGGGTCACCGACCTCGAGGTCACCCGCTTCGATCGCGCCACCGCCTACTGGACCCGCCGCGGCTGGTCCGCGCAGGGCCCCATCAAAACCGCCTCCCGCATCGACACACCACGCAACCGCGCCCGCCTCTCGGCCGGTCGCATCCCCATCGCGGGCGTCGCCTGGGCCCAGCACCGCGGCATCACCGCCGTCGAAGTCCAAATCGACAGCGGACCATGGCAACCCGCCCGCCTCTCGGCCGACCAATCCATCGACACCTGGCGCCAATGGGTCTACGACTGGGACGCCACCCCCGGCCCCCACACCCTGCGCGCCCGCGCCATCGACAGCACCGGCCAACCCCAGACCGCCGAGTTCCAGGACGTCATCCCGGACGGCGCCACCGGGTATCCGTCGGTCAACGTCCAGGTCAGCTGA